The following proteins come from a genomic window of Anaerobutyricum hallii:
- the def gene encoding peptide deformylase → MAIRKIRFIGDPCLNKVCKPVQKITPSIETLIEDMFDTMYEARGVGLAAPQIGILRRICVIDVMDGDPIILINPEIIETSGEQTDEEGCLSIPGKCASVTRADYVKVKSFDMDLNPVIIEGEGLRARALLHEMDHLDGILYGERANEPYHDVEEEECE, encoded by the coding sequence ATGGCAATTCGTAAAATTCGCTTTATTGGCGATCCATGTTTAAATAAAGTATGTAAACCGGTACAGAAGATCACCCCTTCAATCGAGACACTGATCGAGGATATGTTCGATACAATGTATGAGGCAAGAGGGGTTGGTTTAGCAGCACCACAGATAGGAATTTTAAGAAGAATCTGTGTCATTGATGTTATGGATGGTGATCCAATTATTTTAATTAATCCAGAAATTATTGAAACATCCGGAGAACAGACCGATGAAGAAGGATGCTTAAGTATCCCAGGCAAGTGTGCTAGTGTGACACGAGCAGATTATGTTAAGGTTAAGTCCTTTGATATGGATCTGAATCCTGTAATTATTGAAGGAGAGGGACTTCGTGCAAGAGCTCTTTTACATGAGATGGATCATCTTGATGGTATCCTTTATGGAGAGAGAGCTAATGAGCCGTATCACGATGTGGAGGAAGAAGAATGCGAGTAG
- the pknB gene encoding Stk1 family PASTA domain-containing Ser/Thr kinase: MLQKGTILAGRYEILEHIGSGGMADVYKARCHKLNRYVAIKVLRREYCDNESFVRKFTVEAQSTAGLIHPNIVNIYDAGNEEGIHYIVMELAEGMTLKRYIRRYGRLSARETVDFAIQIASGLQAAHEHHIIHRDIKPQNILVSDSGTIKVTDFGIARAATGDDTISSSAMGSVRYLSPEQARGGYADERSDIYSLGITIYEMATGKVPFDGENTVAIALMHLRDEITPPRCYFPDIPSSLEKIILKCTMKQPEQRYQSAAELILDLQKVFLSPDGNYVYVDPLVDDSPTIQRNTEDIEKIRKSLTGTERKRNVEEKKSQVEEEGEEEEDYKDDASMNPKLEKLILVITIAFGVLVACIVFYLVGNSLHLFRTSSNKGTTQAAVETTTEAPKEATTESKPEDTKYTKMPNLIGLTKNAAEDEMKALGLKADFAYEDGSSSADSDLIVKKQQYNKDDAVAIGSTVKITLGKKDSADATTTAEKVEVPAMVNYTEKKAEKELTKAGLKVKKAYATSDTVKEGYVIKQSPKGGTIVNKGFAVTITISKGVGKTTVPSLIGVSQSVAERELNQVGLKLGTVSYDYSGEVGVGDVISQGIESGTSVDKGTKVSVVLSLGEQESYRYEGSVNIEEQPFDEGASGSIKLVLKQDSWESTIYSKSSVSNDDFPLNITFEGDREGGGTVIMYVNGKQYNTYSVNLSAISD, encoded by the coding sequence TTGCTGCAAAAAGGGACTATTTTAGCTGGAAGATATGAAATACTCGAACATATCGGTTCCGGAGGTATGGCAGATGTATACAAAGCCAGATGCCATAAATTAAACCGTTATGTAGCAATCAAAGTTCTGCGCCGGGAGTATTGTGATAATGAAAGCTTTGTGCGAAAGTTTACAGTGGAAGCGCAGTCTACAGCCGGATTGATTCATCCTAATATTGTAAATATTTATGATGCCGGGAATGAAGAAGGTATCCATTATATCGTGATGGAACTGGCGGAAGGAATGACATTAAAACGCTATATCAGACGATATGGGCGGTTAAGTGCCAGAGAGACCGTAGATTTCGCGATTCAGATTGCAAGTGGATTGCAGGCTGCACATGAGCATCATATTATACACAGAGACATTAAGCCACAAAATATTCTGGTGTCAGACAGTGGAACGATTAAAGTTACAGACTTTGGAATTGCCAGAGCAGCAACAGGAGATGATACGATTTCATCAAGTGCGATGGGATCGGTACGTTATCTTTCACCGGAACAGGCAAGAGGCGGCTATGCCGATGAAAGAAGTGATATTTATTCTCTTGGTATCACTATTTATGAGATGGCTACGGGAAAGGTTCCTTTTGATGGGGAAAATACAGTTGCGATCGCATTGATGCATTTGCGGGATGAAATTACTCCGCCGCGTTGTTATTTCCCGGATATTCCATCCAGTCTGGAAAAAATTATTTTAAAATGTACTATGAAACAGCCGGAACAGCGATATCAGAGTGCAGCAGAACTTATTCTTGATCTGCAGAAGGTATTTTTGTCTCCGGACGGTAATTATGTATATGTGGATCCATTAGTAGATGATTCACCGACAATTCAGAGAAATACAGAAGATATAGAGAAAATTCGTAAATCCCTGACAGGAACAGAAAGAAAAAGAAACGTAGAAGAAAAGAAATCTCAAGTGGAAGAAGAGGGAGAAGAGGAAGAAGATTATAAAGATGATGCATCCATGAATCCAAAGCTTGAAAAGCTGATTCTTGTAATTACGATAGCCTTCGGTGTTTTAGTTGCCTGTATCGTCTTTTATCTTGTTGGGAATTCTCTTCATTTATTCCGGACATCTTCTAATAAAGGAACGACACAGGCAGCGGTTGAGACAACAACAGAAGCACCAAAGGAGGCAACGACTGAATCAAAGCCAGAGGATACAAAATATACAAAGATGCCAAATCTGATCGGACTTACGAAAAATGCGGCCGAAGATGAGATGAAAGCGCTGGGATTAAAAGCAGACTTTGCGTATGAAGACGGAAGCAGCAGTGCAGACAGTGATCTTATCGTAAAAAAACAACAGTATAATAAAGATGATGCGGTTGCAATTGGTTCTACAGTAAAGATTACACTTGGTAAGAAAGATTCAGCAGATGCGACAACAACTGCAGAAAAAGTGGAAGTACCGGCTATGGTGAATTATACAGAGAAAAAGGCCGAAAAAGAATTAACGAAGGCTGGACTCAAAGTAAAGAAAGCATATGCGACAAGCGATACCGTAAAGGAAGGTTATGTGATCAAACAGAGTCCAAAAGGCGGAACCATCGTTAATAAAGGATTTGCTGTAACGATTACGATCAGTAAAGGTGTAGGAAAGACAACCGTACCGTCGCTGATCGGTGTCTCACAAAGTGTTGCAGAAAGAGAGCTGAATCAGGTTGGATTAAAGCTTGGTACAGTAAGCTATGACTATAGTGGAGAAGTTGGCGTAGGCGATGTTATTTCTCAGGGAATTGAGTCAGGAACATCGGTAGATAAAGGAACAAAAGTATCGGTTGTCCTAAGCCTTGGAGAACAGGAAAGTTATCGTTACGAAGGAAGCGTAAATATTGAAGAACAGCCATTTGATGAGGGGGCTTCCGGAAGTATAAAGCTTGTGTTAAAGCAGGATTCCTGGGAAAGTACCATTTATTCAAAGAGTAGTGTAAGCAATGATGATTTTCCGCTAAACATTACATTTGAGGGAGACAGAGAAGGTGGCGGAACTGTAATTATGTATGTAAATGGCAAACAATATAACACATATAGTGTAAATTTAAGTGCGATTTCAGATTAG
- the priA gene encoding replication restart helicase PriA: MGDSNIRYADIIIDISHEALDKVFQYRVPLSLWEEVQPGSRVFVPFGRGNRETEGYVIAIRQEADYEESKIKEILRVNTEGISVESELIQVASFLKEKYGSTMIQALRTVLPVKTKMKPKEEVFITLSMEKDTAQQLLCEWERKHFTARARFLSTLLKKERMRKEEAVKACNFPLKELRKLSEQGIIKLESRIKYRNPFPELVTRKQGWPLNDEQRAIVDNFKEEYRKGERRTYLLYGITGSGKTEVYLSLIKEVLAAGRQVIVLIPEISLTYQTVRRFYERFGERIAVINSRMSKGEKSDACERIRAGEADVIIGARSALFAPTERLGLIVIDEEHDGAYKSDTSPKYHARETAIYRAKLCGASVVLGSATPSVEAYAHALNGEYQLWTLKKRAGNAILPNTQIVDLREEFKKGNRSIFSEELHKKITECLERKEQIMLFLNRRGFAGFVSCRACGQVIKCPHCDVTLTYHRNGKLRCHYCGHEEVFTKQCPICKSPHVAAFGLGTEKVEAALHQEFPAARVLRMDMDTTKRKHAHEEMLAAFAAGRADILLGTQMIVKGHDYANVTLVGILAADLSLHEQDFRSGEKTFQLLCQAAGRAGRGEKAGNVIIQTYSPEHYAIVAAARHSYENFFKEEYTYRKLMAYPPCAHMLVILIQSGDESQSIIAMLRIEKIIEQSQSGEMDPIQILNPGQASLSKLKDVYRQVLYLKHKEEERLLDLKRRLEPVLEKHPMFAGISIQFDFDPLSHY, encoded by the coding sequence ATGGGAGACAGTAATATAAGATATGCTGACATAATTATAGACATTTCCCATGAGGCACTCGATAAGGTATTCCAGTACAGAGTGCCTCTTTCCTTATGGGAAGAAGTGCAGCCAGGTAGTCGGGTTTTCGTTCCGTTTGGAAGAGGAAACCGGGAAACGGAAGGATATGTCATTGCGATTCGCCAAGAGGCAGACTATGAGGAAAGTAAGATTAAGGAAATTCTCCGGGTAAATACAGAGGGGATTTCTGTAGAGTCTGAATTGATCCAGGTTGCGTCTTTTTTAAAAGAAAAGTATGGTTCGACAATGATACAGGCACTTAGGACAGTGTTGCCGGTAAAGACAAAAATGAAACCGAAAGAAGAAGTTTTTATCACACTTTCTATGGAAAAAGATACGGCACAGCAATTACTTTGCGAATGGGAACGTAAGCATTTTACAGCCAGAGCAAGATTTTTATCAACACTGCTCAAAAAAGAAAGAATGCGAAAAGAAGAAGCGGTGAAGGCGTGTAATTTTCCTTTGAAAGAGCTTAGAAAGCTTTCAGAACAGGGGATTATAAAGTTAGAGTCAAGGATTAAGTATAGAAATCCGTTTCCAGAACTTGTAACAAGAAAGCAAGGCTGGCCTTTAAATGATGAGCAAAGAGCAATCGTAGATAATTTTAAAGAAGAATACAGGAAGGGAGAGCGAAGAACCTATCTGCTGTACGGTATTACAGGAAGTGGCAAGACAGAGGTTTATCTTTCTTTAATCAAAGAAGTTCTTGCGGCAGGCAGACAGGTTATCGTGCTGATTCCGGAAATCTCTCTTACTTATCAGACAGTACGACGTTTTTATGAGCGCTTTGGAGAACGAATTGCTGTCATTAATTCCAGAATGTCAAAGGGAGAGAAGTCAGATGCCTGCGAGAGAATCCGGGCAGGCGAGGCGGATGTTATCATCGGGGCACGTTCGGCTCTGTTTGCTCCAACAGAACGGCTGGGGCTGATTGTGATAGATGAGGAACATGATGGCGCCTACAAAAGTGATACTTCCCCAAAGTATCATGCAAGGGAAACCGCTATTTATCGGGCTAAGCTTTGTGGAGCCAGTGTTGTTCTGGGTTCTGCTACGCCCTCTGTAGAGGCATATGCACATGCTTTGAACGGAGAATATCAGTTATGGACCTTAAAAAAGCGAGCTGGGAATGCAATCTTACCTAATACACAGATTGTTGACCTTAGAGAAGAGTTTAAAAAGGGCAACCGTTCGATTTTTAGCGAGGAACTTCATAAAAAGATAACGGAATGTCTGGAAAGAAAAGAACAGATCATGCTGTTTTTAAATCGACGCGGTTTTGCAGGTTTTGTTTCCTGCCGGGCCTGTGGCCAGGTGATCAAGTGCCCGCATTGTGATGTTACACTGACCTATCATCGAAATGGAAAGCTGCGTTGTCATTATTGTGGGCATGAAGAAGTGTTCACAAAACAGTGTCCGATTTGTAAAAGTCCACATGTGGCGGCATTTGGTCTTGGCACAGAAAAGGTAGAAGCGGCGCTTCATCAGGAGTTTCCAGCCGCCAGAGTACTCCGAATGGATATGGATACGACAAAAAGAAAGCATGCCCACGAAGAAATGCTTGCTGCTTTTGCAGCCGGGAGGGCAGATATTCTTCTGGGAACCCAGATGATCGTAAAAGGGCATGATTATGCCAATGTCACTTTAGTAGGAATCCTTGCAGCGGATCTGTCTCTTCACGAGCAGGATTTTCGAAGTGGTGAGAAAACATTCCAGCTTTTATGTCAGGCAGCCGGGAGAGCCGGAAGAGGAGAGAAGGCAGGTAATGTTATTATCCAGACATACTCTCCAGAACATTATGCAATCGTTGCTGCAGCCAGACATTCTTATGAGAATTTCTTTAAGGAAGAATATACATACCGGAAATTAATGGCTTATCCGCCATGTGCACATATGCTGGTCATTCTGATACAATCCGGTGATGAATCGCAGTCGATCATCGCAATGCTCCGTATTGAAAAGATAATAGAGCAAAGTCAGTCAGGAGAGATGGATCCGATACAGATTTTAAATCCTGGACAGGCGAGTCTTTCAAAACTTAAAGATGTATATAGACAGGTTCTTTACTTAAAACATAAAGAAGAAGAGAGATTATTGGATTTAAAGAGACGGTTAGAGCCAGTTTTAGAGAAGCATCCGATGTTTGCGGGAATATCCATACAGTTTGATTTTGACCCGCTCTCACATTACTAA
- a CDS encoding Stp1/IreP family PP2C-type Ser/Thr phosphatase, which yields MKSFGMTDIGRKRKVNQDYLFFSDEPIGCFPNLYIVADGMGGHKAGDKASSYAVNRFVELAKKEKKELPFLVMERLLNEVNEAVYELSCKEEQYAGMGTTFVAATVVDKTAYIMNVGDSRLYYFDGKIRQVTMDHSLVEELVRAGEIDRSESRNHPQKNIITKAVGVAEDIQPDFFIVDMEEGSSLLLCSDGLTNMVDDEKLEEILSEDCTEEEYAGKCIEEALFYGGLDNIAVVIARNRSGR from the coding sequence ATGAAATCTTTCGGCATGACGGACATTGGAAGAAAGCGAAAAGTCAATCAGGATTATCTGTTTTTTTCTGATGAGCCGATTGGCTGTTTCCCCAATCTCTACATTGTAGCAGACGGAATGGGTGGACATAAGGCTGGCGATAAAGCATCCTCTTATGCGGTAAACCGTTTTGTGGAGCTGGCGAAGAAAGAGAAGAAAGAACTTCCCTTCCTCGTTATGGAACGACTTTTAAATGAAGTAAATGAAGCAGTATACGAACTGTCTTGTAAAGAAGAACAGTATGCAGGAATGGGTACAACATTTGTAGCAGCGACAGTAGTAGATAAAACAGCATATATTATGAATGTGGGAGATAGCCGGCTATATTATTTTGATGGCAAGATCCGTCAGGTAACAATGGACCATTCTCTCGTGGAAGAACTGGTTCGAGCTGGCGAGATTGACCGGTCAGAAAGCCGGAATCATCCACAGAAAAATATTATAACAAAGGCAGTAGGTGTGGCAGAAGATATTCAGCCGGATTTCTTCATTGTTGATATGGAAGAAGGAAGTTCGCTTTTATTATGTTCTGACGGACTGACAAATATGGTAGACGATGAAAAACTAGAAGAGATTTTATCAGAGGATTGTACAGAAGAAGAATATGCAGGTAAATGCATAGAAGAAGCTTTGTTTTATGGTGGCCTTGATAATATTGCGGTTGTCATCGCCCGGAATAGAAGTGGGAGGTGA
- the rsmB gene encoding 16S rRNA (cytosine(967)-C(5))-methyltransferase RsmB, with amino-acid sequence MEKRTDMRAEALDTLIDIERNKKLSHIAIGETLMRHQFEKKSDRAFYTRLCEGVTERKIYLDYILDTYSKTPMRKCKPLIRSLLRMGAYQILFMDVRDAAACSEAVSLAKKRGFGRLSGFVNGVLRTIVREKDSLPVPDKKEFDKYLSITYSVPEWLSRLMIDQYGAQTAETMFASFLEARPLTIRTNLSVITPETLEEELKKEGVSVERGSYLPYALTISHLNYLGKLAAFRQGKFAVQDESSQLAVEVADINEGDFVLDVCAAPGGKTFHAADRLHGTGKVLSRDLTEYKTDLIEENKDRMCYENVEVQQWDALVEDERLLESVDVLLADLPCSGLGIMGRKNDIKYQMTQQQLSELAQLQRNILSVIWKYVKPGGEMIFSTCTLNRGENVENIRWIEENTPMRLVSIEDYLPENLKGRTGSQGYLQLIPGKDSCDGFFISKFERPEAR; translated from the coding sequence ATGGAGAAGCGGACAGATATGAGAGCGGAAGCTCTCGATACGCTGATTGATATTGAAAGAAATAAAAAGCTTTCTCATATTGCAATCGGAGAGACACTGATGCGCCACCAGTTTGAAAAAAAGTCTGACAGGGCTTTTTATACCAGACTTTGTGAGGGAGTAACAGAGAGAAAGATTTATCTGGATTATATCCTTGATACGTATTCAAAAACGCCAATGAGAAAGTGTAAGCCGCTCATACGCTCTCTTCTGCGAATGGGAGCATACCAGATCCTGTTTATGGATGTAAGAGACGCGGCTGCCTGTTCGGAGGCAGTATCTCTTGCAAAAAAAAGAGGATTTGGCAGACTCAGTGGTTTTGTAAATGGAGTTTTACGAACCATCGTAAGAGAAAAAGATAGTCTGCCTGTTCCTGACAAAAAAGAATTTGATAAGTATCTGAGCATCACATATTCTGTACCGGAATGGCTTAGTCGTCTCATGATCGATCAGTATGGTGCTCAAACCGCAGAGACGATGTTTGCTTCTTTTTTAGAGGCAAGACCACTGACGATCCGTACCAATCTTTCTGTAATTACACCAGAGACATTAGAAGAGGAACTGAAAAAAGAGGGGGTCAGTGTGGAAAGAGGAAGCTATCTTCCCTATGCCCTTACGATTTCTCATTTGAATTATCTTGGGAAGCTTGCAGCTTTCCGTCAGGGAAAGTTTGCAGTGCAGGATGAGAGTTCACAGCTTGCTGTAGAAGTTGCAGATATCAACGAAGGCGATTTTGTTCTTGATGTCTGTGCGGCACCAGGCGGGAAGACATTCCATGCGGCAGACCGGCTTCATGGAACCGGAAAGGTTCTTTCAAGAGATTTAACAGAATATAAGACAGATCTGATCGAGGAGAATAAAGACCGGATGTGTTATGAGAATGTAGAAGTACAGCAATGGGATGCACTTGTAGAAGATGAACGTCTTTTAGAAAGTGTGGATGTTCTTCTTGCAGATCTTCCCTGTAGCGGACTGGGCATTATGGGAAGGAAGAATGATATCAAATATCAGATGACACAACAGCAGCTTTCTGAGCTTGCACAGCTGCAAAGAAATATACTTTCCGTTATCTGGAAGTATGTAAAGCCAGGCGGAGAGATGATTTTCTCTACCTGTACACTGAACCGGGGAGAGAATGTAGAGAATATCCGCTGGATAGAAGAGAATACACCAATGCGTCTGGTATCGATAGAAGACTATCTGCCAGAGAACCTTAAAGGCAGAACAGGAAGTCAGGGATATTTACAGCTGATACCGGGTAAGGATAGCTGTGATGGCTTCTTCATTTCAAAATTTGAAAGACCGGAGGCGAGATAG
- the rlmN gene encoding 23S rRNA (adenine(2503)-C(2))-methyltransferase RlmN — protein MDLKSMTMEELTDCIVELGEKKFRAKQIYGWLHQKLVRSPEEMSNVPAKCLEKLLKEHPFYGVEEVEHYVSKIDGTQKFLFSLHDGNMVESVLMKYKHGNSVCISSQAGCRMGCRFCASTLLGLSRNLYPSEMLDQIYAIQKATGERVSHLVVMGTGEPFDNFESLCRMIELLCSPEGLNISHRNITVSTCGIVPKIYEFADRNPQVTLAISLHSPNDTMRKELMPIANKYSMDELMKAAKYYTKTTGRRITFEYSLVKGVNDKKEHAEELISRVKGMNCHVNLIPVNPIKERDFEQSTQNNVTAFKHILERQHIQVTVRREMGRDIQAACGQLRKSYKERSGNE, from the coding sequence ATGGATTTAAAATCCATGACAATGGAAGAACTGACAGATTGTATAGTAGAACTTGGCGAGAAGAAGTTTCGGGCAAAGCAGATTTATGGATGGCTGCATCAGAAGCTGGTAAGAAGTCCGGAAGAGATGAGCAATGTTCCGGCAAAGTGTCTGGAGAAGCTTTTAAAAGAGCATCCTTTTTATGGAGTAGAAGAAGTAGAACATTATGTATCAAAGATAGATGGTACACAGAAGTTTTTATTTTCTCTGCATGATGGAAATATGGTAGAGAGTGTATTGATGAAGTATAAACATGGAAACTCCGTTTGTATTTCTTCACAGGCAGGCTGCCGTATGGGCTGCCGTTTCTGTGCATCTACGTTACTTGGATTGTCAAGAAACTTATATCCATCCGAAATGCTCGATCAGATCTATGCGATTCAGAAAGCTACAGGGGAGAGAGTATCGCATCTTGTAGTAATGGGAACAGGAGAACCATTTGATAATTTTGAATCATTATGCCGTATGATTGAACTGCTCTGTTCACCGGAAGGATTGAATATCAGTCATAGAAATATTACAGTATCCACCTGCGGAATCGTACCAAAGATTTATGAATTTGCAGATAGAAATCCGCAGGTTACCTTGGCGATTTCTTTACATTCGCCAAATGATACGATGCGAAAAGAACTGATGCCGATCGCAAATAAATATTCTATGGATGAACTGATGAAGGCTGCGAAGTATTATACGAAGACAACCGGCCGGAGAATTACATTTGAATACAGCCTTGTAAAAGGAGTTAACGATAAAAAGGAACATGCCGAAGAACTCATTTCAAGAGTGAAAGGCATGAACTGCCATGTTAATCTTATTCCGGTAAATCCAATCAAAGAAAGAGATTTTGAACAATCTACACAGAATAATGTAACGGCATTTAAACATATACTGGAACGACAGCATATTCAGGTGACGGTCCGCAGGGAGATGGGAAGAGATATTCAGGCTGCGTGCGGACAGTTAAGGAAAAGCTATAAAGAAAGGAGTGGGAATGAATGA
- a CDS encoding UDP-N-acetylmuramoyl-L-alanyl-D-glutamate--2,6-diaminopimelate ligase, protein MKCSQLLEHIEYTCLQGSTDVKVSAVVNDSRKIEEGCLFLCIKGASFDGHTFAAEAAKKGAAVLVVEDAVEVPESVTVIKVDNTRYAMALISAAWFGYPANELTTIAVTGTKGKTTTTYMVKALLEEAGHKVGVIGTIEVVIGEKHIPVNNTTPESYDIHSYFRQMAEEDCDVVVMEASSQGFKLDRTAGILFDYGLFTNLSPDHIGPNEHKDFAEYLSCKAKLFQQCKYGYANLDDEHFAEITKKATCQIETFGLNEKADLVAYDVALTRDRDFLGVDFDLKGTYEGRISCGVPGTFNVHNALGAICIAGHMGVTVEQMNKALRHFSVKGRVQIVPTGYDYTLIIDYAHNAVALESILNTLRAYDPPRLISLFGCGGNRSKLRRYEMGEVSGKLADFTIITSDNPRFEEPQAIIDDILTGMKKTDGEYISIIDRREAISYAMHHAQPGDIVVLAGKGHETYQEIEGKKYHMSEEEIVQDVLDGKY, encoded by the coding sequence ATGAAGTGCAGTCAGTTATTAGAACATATAGAGTATACATGTTTACAGGGAAGCACAGATGTAAAGGTCAGTGCGGTAGTGAATGATTCAAGAAAGATAGAAGAAGGCTGTCTTTTCTTGTGTATTAAGGGAGCTTCTTTTGATGGACATACGTTTGCGGCAGAGGCGGCCAAAAAGGGAGCAGCAGTTTTAGTTGTAGAAGATGCAGTAGAAGTACCGGAAAGCGTAACAGTAATTAAAGTAGATAACACTCGTTATGCCATGGCATTGATTTCAGCAGCATGGTTTGGTTATCCGGCGAATGAACTTACAACAATCGCTGTTACCGGAACGAAGGGAAAGACGACAACAACCTATATGGTAAAGGCGTTATTAGAAGAAGCCGGACATAAAGTTGGTGTCATCGGAACGATTGAGGTTGTTATTGGAGAGAAACATATCCCTGTCAATAATACGACACCGGAATCTTATGATATTCACAGCTATTTCAGACAGATGGCAGAAGAAGACTGTGATGTAGTTGTTATGGAGGCATCTTCACAGGGCTTTAAGTTAGACAGAACTGCCGGAATTCTGTTTGATTACGGCTTATTTACAAACCTTTCTCCCGATCATATCGGACCGAATGAACATAAGGATTTTGCGGAATATCTTTCTTGCAAAGCAAAGCTGTTTCAACAGTGTAAATATGGATATGCGAATCTTGATGATGAGCATTTTGCAGAGATTACGAAGAAGGCCACTTGCCAGATCGAGACATTTGGCTTAAATGAAAAGGCAGATTTAGTGGCATATGATGTAGCACTTACGAGAGACAGAGATTTCTTAGGTGTGGATTTTGATTTAAAGGGAACATATGAAGGCAGAATTTCCTGCGGGGTACCGGGAACATTTAATGTGCATAATGCATTAGGAGCAATCTGCATTGCCGGCCATATGGGTGTAACAGTAGAACAGATGAATAAAGCACTTCGTCATTTCAGTGTGAAGGGAAGAGTACAGATTGTACCTACAGGATATGATTATACATTGATTATTGATTATGCACATAATGCAGTAGCGTTAGAGAGTATTTTGAATACATTAAGAGCATATGATCCTCCAAGACTGATTAGTTTATTTGGATGTGGCGGAAACCGTTCCAAGCTTCGTCGTTATGAGATGGGAGAAGTATCCGGCAAGCTTGCGGATTTTACGATTATCACATCGGATAATCCAAGATTTGAGGAGCCACAGGCAATTATCGATGATATTTTAACAGGAATGAAAAAGACAGACGGAGAATATATTTCTATTATTGACCGCCGGGAAGCGATTTCCTATGCGATGCATCACGCACAGCCGGGCGATATTGTAGTTCTTGCCGGAAAAGGTCATGAAACATATCAGGAGATTGAAGGCAAGAAGTATCACATGAGCGAAGAAGAAATTGTTCAGGATGTTCTTGACGGTAAATATTAA
- the fmt gene encoding methionyl-tRNA formyltransferase — MRVVFMGTPDFAVPTLEALIEKHEVVGVVTQPDKRKGRGKAMAFSPVKEKALEHEIPVYQPVKVREEAFVQILRELDPEVIVVAAFGQILPESILNMPKYGCINVHASLLPKYRGAAPIQWSVIDGEKETGVTIMYMEKGLDTGDMIEHVVVPIDAKETGESLHDKLAVAGGPLLLDVLAKLENGTAVRTPQNDADSCYAKMLTKDLGKIDWNKDAVSIERLIRGLNSWPSAYTAFHDKTLKIWDADVEEGSSDAQPGTVVKVTPDALYVQTGKNLLKLNEVQIQGKKRMPVKAFLLGHKVEIGTLLGQDNENNR; from the coding sequence ATGCGAGTAGTATTTATGGGAACACCGGATTTTGCGGTTCCTACATTAGAAGCTCTTATAGAGAAGCATGAAGTTGTCGGTGTCGTGACACAGCCGGATAAGAGAAAAGGCCGCGGTAAAGCGATGGCATTTTCACCGGTGAAGGAGAAGGCATTAGAACATGAGATTCCGGTTTATCAGCCGGTAAAGGTAAGAGAAGAAGCATTTGTTCAGATCCTTCGTGAACTAGATCCAGAGGTGATCGTTGTTGCTGCCTTTGGACAGATTCTTCCGGAAAGCATTTTAAATATGCCGAAGTATGGATGTATTAATGTACATGCTTCCTTACTTCCAAAGTATCGTGGTGCAGCACCGATTCAGTGGTCCGTTATTGACGGAGAAAAGGAAACCGGTGTTACGATTATGTATATGGAAAAGGGCTTAGATACCGGAGATATGATAGAACACGTTGTTGTACCGATTGATGCGAAAGAAACCGGAGAATCTCTTCATGATAAGCTTGCAGTGGCAGGAGGTCCGCTGTTATTAGATGTTCTTGCAAAGTTAGAGAATGGAACAGCTGTACGGACTCCGCAGAATGATGCAGATAGCTGCTATGCAAAAATGCTTACAAAGGATTTAGGTAAGATTGACTGGAATAAAGATGCGGTATCTATTGAACGTCTGATCAGAGGACTGAATTCCTGGCCAAGTGCGTATACTGCATTTCATGATAAGACACTTAAGATCTGGGATGCTGATGTGGAAGAAGGAAGCAGTGATGCACAGCCGGGAACCGTTGTAAAAGTTACACCGGATGCCCTTTATGTGCAGACAGGAAAGAATCTTCTTAAACTGAATGAAGTACAGATCCAGGGCAAAAAGAGAATGCCAGTAAAGGCATTTTTACTTGGACATAAAGTAGAAATCGGGACTTTACTTGGACAAGATAATGAAAACAATCGTTGA